In Thermoanaerobaculia bacterium, the following proteins share a genomic window:
- a CDS encoding GDP-mannose 4,6-dehydratase yields the protein YGSIESGAFTEESALHPRNPYSASKAGGDRLAYSYWASYGVPVVITRASNNYGPYQYPEKLIPLFVTNALDDLPLPLYGDGKNVRDWLFVDDHAAAIEFLIERGEAGQVYNVAGGNECENVEITKKILAILGKPETLIRPVADRVGHDRRYSLDSGKLAKLGFRPETKFDDALASTIDWYVAHPDWWRPIKDHDPHYRDFYKTQYHERLRS from the coding sequence TTACGGCTCGATCGAGAGCGGCGCCTTCACGGAGGAATCGGCGCTCCACCCGCGCAACCCGTACTCGGCGTCGAAGGCCGGAGGGGACCGCCTCGCGTACTCGTACTGGGCCTCGTACGGCGTTCCGGTCGTGATCACGCGCGCGTCGAACAACTACGGCCCCTACCAGTACCCGGAGAAGCTGATCCCCCTCTTCGTCACCAACGCGCTCGACGACCTGCCGCTGCCGCTTTACGGGGACGGGAAAAACGTCCGCGACTGGCTCTTCGTCGACGATCACGCCGCGGCGATCGAGTTCCTGATCGAGCGGGGCGAGGCCGGGCAGGTCTACAACGTCGCGGGCGGCAACGAGTGCGAGAACGTCGAGATCACCAAGAAGATCCTCGCGATCCTCGGCAAGCCCGAAACGCTCATCCGGCCGGTCGCCGACCGGGTCGGGCACGATCGCCGGTATTCGCTCGATTCCGGGAAGCTCGCGAAGCTCGGTTTCCGCCCCGAGACGAAGTTCGACGACGCCCTGGCTTCGACGATCGACTGGTACGTGGCGCATCCCGACTGGTGGCGCCCGATCAAGGATCACGATCCGCACTACCGCGATTTCTACAAGACGCAGTACCACGAGCGGCTGCGCTCGTGA